The genome window TTCTGAGCGAATAGAAAACCTGGGGGCTAAAAGGACGATCTAAGGTCCTACAGCCTGCAGTGGGTCGGTTTGGAGCAGCGGGAAGGGGCAGTGGGGGCTGGGCCACCTTGGCCGCCTTAGAGTTTATAAGGGAATCCCAAGGTCCTGGGACAAGTGGAGGCAGCCCTGGGAAGGGGTATGTGCAGCCCAGAGCTGGGTGTtggggactgtgtgtgtgtgtgtgtgtgggggggctggaCAGCAACACTGGATTGTGTGTGGGAAGCGGTGCTAGCTCCAATGCTTGAAGCTCAGGAGTGCAGGTCGCGGAGGAGAGACCAAGAGTAGGGCGCAAGGCGCGATgggctgggaggggctggtggGCTGCAGGCACCCATGACTGGAGGCACTGGAGTAGCAAGGCCCTTTGGGGTAACGCAAGGCCTGTAAAGGCAATGCGAAGCCCCGGGCAAAGTGCCTGGGAGACCCGATGGATGAGGGGCGCGAAGCTAGAAGGACCAGCGTCACATACCCGAGAAGCCCGGGGGCGCGCAACAAGATGGAATGGGTGGCTGGGCAGGATAAATGAAAATCGCAAGGTGCAGTGAAATGGGGGAATGCGAGGTCGGGTGCGGAGCAAGGATCGGTGGGctagtgggtgggtgggggacccAGGGTAGGGGCAGAGGGCCGCGGCGGGGCTCTGGCCACCTTAGATCGATGGGAGTCCTGGTGCAAGGCCTGTCCTTCGCGGAGCTAGGGACGCGGCGCAGATGATGGCGGCGATGCTGGCTGGTGGAGATTTGGGCCCCGCCTGGGCCCCCCAAGGGGGTCGAGGCGGAGAGGCGGGAGGGGGCGTGCTTCCGTAAGACACACGTTCGGGAAGGGGGCGTGGCGCGCAGGGACTCAGCGCCCAGGGGCAGGGCTACTGTCTCCACCAGCGCACGCGCTGGTGTGAAACCGCCGAGACAAGTCAGGTCAGGTCAGAACCCATGGTACCCACACCAGCTCTGGGGGCTCAGCCACCCTCCCAGAGCCTCTGCTTATTTCCGCTGCACCCAGCGGAAAGCTAGGGGCCCTAGGAGAGCCCTGGGGAGGAGCCGTGGGTGCCACCTCGGCGACGCGCAGCACCTCCTCCTCTGCACcgccctttcctcttccttttcgtGCTCCCTCCTGCCACCGGAAGTGTCTTCCCGGTTTCCCCAAGTCAGAACTGGAAAAGACCTTAGAGGTCATTTATTACCCCCTCCTCCATTACCTATGAAGGAACGGAGAGAAGGGGTATGCCTGGAAACGAGGGAACTGCAGCCGCAGACTTTGTTCCATATTGTCCTTCCCTTTCTCTGCCCCAAGCATCTGTTTGctcctgtctcccccaccccccatccagAATGTACCATCTCCCCTCCCAAAACACCAGTCACAAATAAAAAAGAGGGTTATTTTATTAGAGTCCAAGAGCATCAGCTTTGGGCAACAGCGGAAGGCAGCTTTACATAACTCTTCATTGGGGGCAGTGGCCGAATCTTGCGGCCAGCCCAGCCCCCCTTGCGGTGCCACAGCCCGCTGGAAGGCCTCTTGCCCAGCCAGCGGTTCCGTCCAGCCTTGCCAATGACCCGTTTGTTATGATCAACGTTGGATACTCGGCCTACTGTTGCTGTGCACGTTTCCAGCACCTgacagagaaagcagatggaagaGAATGCACCTTGGGGTCAAGAGCCTGACTATGTTGAGGACAGGACTCTTGGGATGGTTCTTATActctgagagaagggagaggacagGGGGAAAGCACAATAGAACTGAACCTGAGTGCAGGTCCTACAGGTATTGAAAACGAAAGACACTGTTCTCTATTCTATTATTGTGCCAGCCTCACTAAGCATTCTGGTCACGCAGCAGAGGACAGACCTAGCTCAGGGCAGTTCCTAACACAAAACACCTGGGAGCTATGCAGGCCAGGAAAGGTACATGCCAAAAATTCCTCCCTTGCTTATCCCTCCTCCCACCtgtacccacacacacacacctgcatctGCCTCTTGGAGGGCAGCTGGATGATGGCTGTCCCATTCACCTTCCGCAGCAGCACACCACATGTccctgggggagggagaagcagcttTGCCACCCTCTACAatggaggaggtggggggcggATTTACAGGGGCCACTCGCCACATACTACCCATGTTTTGCCCTTTAGGAGCATATACACTGGAACAGGACGCATGTAATGTTTTAGGTCAAAATATAACCACCTTTTCATTCtcattctccttttttccttcttttcaccctcattctcatttttttcttcttttcctctgctaGTGGACCAGATGTGGGCCCATGGGTTCAGAGAATTGTGACCTTGGGTATCACCTGTCCTTTCAAAACATAAGACCCCAAGCTCCTTTCTTCATACCTGCGGCTCGGATATACTGGGCCCCCCGGCCTGGCTCACTCTCCACGTTGTTGATGAGGGTCCCCACGGGCAAGGCCCCAAGAGGATGTGCATCCCCTTCCCGAGGAGCAACTAAAAGACAGAATTTCATCAGCACCAGAACTCTTGCAGCCTTCCGGTCCACACACATCTGGCGGCCATCTCTCACCTGCCATTCGGCCTATGTGGTCAGAGTTCAGGATTATGTCTCCAGCTTGCATGTTTTCAGTGGCAATGATCCAGCGTTTCCGGTTGCCCCCAGCAACCAGAGCTATGTCTGCTGACCTGTTCAGGGTGAGCTACAGGTGAACAGACCATccaggccaggggtagtcaacctttttatacctaccacgcacttttg of Saccopteryx bilineata isolate mSacBil1 chromosome 1, mSacBil1_pri_phased_curated, whole genome shotgun sequence contains these proteins:
- the MRPL2 gene encoding large ribosomal subunit protein uL2m isoform X2, with product MLLPCRPILTSVVLSANFVSWKSQTKYTIRPLKMRKSGGRDHTGRIRVHGIGGGHKQRYRMIDFLRFRPQPETKPGPFEEKVVLVRYDPCRSADIALVAGGNRKRWIIATENMQAGDIILNSDHIGRMAVAPREGDAHPLGALPVGTLINNVESEPGRGAQYIRAAGTCGVLLRKVNGTAIIQLPSKRQMQVLETCTATVGRVSNVDHNKRVIGKAGRNRWLGKRPSSGLWHRKGGWAGRKIRPLPPMKSYVKLPSAVAQS
- the MRPL2 gene encoding large ribosomal subunit protein uL2m isoform X1; amino-acid sequence: MALRGLTRALGSLSLAPPAVPAPGPRLTSAAQVTNSTLIQPPFASMLLPCRPILTSVVLSANFVSWKSQTKYTIRPLKMRKSGGRDHTGRIRVHGIGGGHKQRYRMIDFLRFRPQPETKPGPFEEKVVLVRYDPCRSADIALVAGGNRKRWIIATENMQAGDIILNSDHIGRMAVAPREGDAHPLGALPVGTLINNVESEPGRGAQYIRAAGTCGVLLRKVNGTAIIQLPSKRQMQVLETCTATVGRVSNVDHNKRVIGKAGRNRWLGKRPSSGLWHRKGGWAGRKIRPLPPMKSYVKLPSAVAQS